CAGGCACAgggggtggctgtgcagggtcaggagtGGGGGAACCCAAAGACCTccaggcacaggcactggcagagGCTGTAGACAAtgcagaggaggagggtggAGGGCACGAGACTGACCAGGATGATGCCCAGGCTGTGGTGCTCGATGAGCAGGAGGTAGATGCCGAAGGGCAGGGAGCTGAAGTAGAGGAGGCAGAGGACGCCCAGAATGAAGCGGGGGATGgcttgccagccccaggagcgCCACTTCTGCCCGGGGccgtggcagggcagggcacccAGGCTCGTGGGGCGGTACAGCCGCACcacctccagcctgcccaggctCTCCGGTGGGGCTACGTCCTCTGGCACCTCCAGGATGGTGACAACCAGGCAGTCGGGGCTGGATGTGGGCTCCAGCACGCTGGGGCAAAGGAGTACCTCAGGAGAGAGGGGTGGGCCCCTTTTCTTGGCCCGTTCACGGCCTGTCAGCAGCGCCAGTGCCTCACAGtcatcctgcagctgctgcacgtCCCCGCCCGGCACCGGGCTGTGCTGGCGGCAGAAGGGGCAGCGGAGCTGGGGGGTTGAAGTGTCCCCCGGGGGAACAATCCTGCGCAGGCAGCGGGCACAGAGGCGATGGCCACAGCGGAGCAGCTTGGGCCTGCGGGCACGGGCGTCGAAGCGGCTGTAGCAGATGTGGCACTCCAGCTCGGGGGACGAGGGTGCCACCGGCGGGGACACCAGCTTGCTCTCCGGCTGGGCCATGCTCCTggtgggctgcagggagggcaccgctgtcagccagggctggggcaggccCCAGGCCGCTGCCTGCCGTGGTCATTGTCGCGGCCAGACCCCGGGGCTCGGCGGGAGAGCGGGGCAGTGACAGCACAAAGGTGGCCACAGCCCCTCCCCGGCCCCGACTCCAACCCCCGCCCGGTGCCGCCGGCGCTGGCACTCGCCGTCATCCCCGCCGCTGCTTTGCGGGGAAAAAATCGCTGCCAGGGGCCGGCGCCGGCGGAAGGGCAGCTCCCGGACGCATCTTTGGCCCTGACGGCGCGCGTGGGTTCGCTGGGGCCCCGGGATGGCTCCGAACACCGGCTCTGCCGCCGGCGGGGACCCCGCTCCCGTGCTCCCgcccccgctcccggcccgcaCCGCATCCTCTCCCGTACCTGCGCTCCGCAGCTCCCGGCGGCGACTCAGCGGCGGCTCGGTGCCCGCCGCCGGCGGGCTCGGCGGCACCGGTGGGCTCGGCGGCGGCGGGCTCGGGCCCGGCAGCCCCATGGGGGGAGGCGCGGGGCGCTGCCCGCCGCGCTGCGGGGGCGAGCACGGCGCAGGGGCCGCCGGCAGCGCCGCGGCGTTGGCCCGGTAACGGGAGCGGGGAACGGAGGGGGAGCTCGGACGGGCCGTGCCGGAGCCCTGCGGAGCCTCCTCCCGCAGAACCGGGCCCCGCCGGCTGCTGAGGGGCAGCGCAGGGGTCGGTGCAGGGGGCGGTGCGGGGTTTGGTGCGGGATCGGTGCGGATGCCGGTGCTCCGGGATTCCCCGCTCACGGTCAGCCCTGAGCTCCTTTCCGGCGTGGGGCCTGCGGTAGCGGCACCTGGGGCTCAGCATCCCCGGGGGTCGAGCTGGGGGCACTCGGGGGACACAGCACTTGGCAGGttcaggctgggcacagccaagCCCCCCGCACATCCTGCACTGCAGGTTGTGATTCCCAAGCTCAGTCaaatccagccccagctgctgcccttaCAGGGGgtttccagcagccctggggggcAAAAGGGatcccctccttccctccagaCAGGAGAGTGGCAGCACTGCCCACCACAGGGACAATAGTAGTGAGGGCCTTTCCATCCAAATGGCCCAGGTTTAGTACAGCCTGTCAGAGAGCTCTCATGTGAGGgcttcagctcctggtgtgcCTCATTCCCCTCAGTCCTGCCTAATTTACCCACCCACTGCTCCCAACCCTACCACAGATGCCCCTCAcaccacagcccctctcagacTGACCTAGTCCTGGTTATCTGCCCTTGAAATGCCACCAGTGTCAACCTGATGTGCCCTGTCGACCGTCTCTTGCTCTGTCAGGATAAAGATGACTCGAGAAGCAGCCCATGCCACCAGGCTTCTGGCCACTGATGTCACTTACACGTCCCTGTGAGACCACGGCCACTGGATACTCTACCAGGTAACTGCCCCTCACCtgagggagcaggcagagggcTCAGTGTGCACTGACTGACCACGGGATGGGTCAGGCACACTCCCAGCATCAGCTCATCTCTGCTCACCCGGGAGCAGGTGATCTTGGGTCAAAACCAATGattaaagagggaaaaaaggttTTACAAACTCACATTCACAGCTGACATTCCCAACTGCCCTGACTTAAAGGACATCAGTGATCTTCTTGTCACCATCAAAAGCATCTCTGGAGAGCTTTGAAGCCTCTTGGAGTGGGCAGCATCTGGTGCTGGGCAATTCCTGCCCACTTCAGGGTGGCACAGTCACTGCTGTGGCACTGGTCCAGCACCAGCAGCGTTGTGGCATCCCACAGGAGAGGCTGGCTGTGTTACCTGCCCCAGAGTCCAAAGGTACTTTGAGTCCGAGTGCACTTCCCTGCACTTCTCCAATGGGAGAGCACCAAAACCTCACTGGAGCAGTGTGGTGGTCAGGCTGCTTCAGGGGCTCACACTGGTCAttaggaaacaaaactcaccaggagGGCAGGGTTGCCTGGAAGAGGGCAGATGCCAGACAGTTCTGAAAAATCAAACCCCAACATTTTTCTGCCTTCCACCCAGGCAGAGACCACACAGGGGTGAGCACAGACCCCATACACCAAAGAAATCATGGACACAAGCAGGGCTGTATGCTGGTTTTAATGTTCCTAAGAACTAGGAAACAGAAATCAAAAATAgattttgctcttcttgataaaagtaataaaatggttagcGGTGTTAAATTAATCcttacaaaacaaaacccaagaagGTTAAATAAAGCCCGGAGGCTCCGCATAAAAACCACAATGACTACAAAACAGCTGCAAAGACATCTTTACACACCAAAGAAACTCTtctcctctgctcctcccctcTGGGACACAATGTCAGCGAACACAGGACTCACACATGAGAAAGAAACACAGATGCGATGGGAGCAGCCCCACGAGGAGCGTGGGCGCCGCAGACAGAACTATTTACACTATGGACACGGAGCCGTGCCGGGCAGTCCGGCCGCAGGAGCCCCCGGGCTCTGCCCGTCCCTCTCCTGCCGGGGCCCCTCCGGCCGCGGCGCTCAGCGCCCAGCACTCGCGCTTGCCACCATCATCCATCCCTCTGTCCGTCCGTCCCGCCGTCCTTCTGCCTGCCCACGCGTGCGTCCAGCTCTGGCTGTCCCTTCCCTCGGCGCTCCGGTGTCGCGGAGCCGCCGGCTCCTCCTGCCGCGCCACACTGAGCTCCTCGCCCCTGCTGAGGGCTGTGGCTGAGCCTCCTCTCCCACCGGCCGCCGGACGCTCCCGGCTCCTGGGGGCTGGCGTGCAGTTCGCAGAGGAGAGCAGgtgccatggagctgctgcgCAGGAGTCCCGGGCCGTGCTGCGCAGCCAGCAGTCTCTGCTGCCCCGGCCAGCCTCCCCCGGGGCCACCGGCACCTCCCCTGCTGCCTCGTGCCTCTGCCTTAGTTGGGATTAGTCTCtcggctgctgctctgctctcggCCCAGCTCCCGCTCTTTGTCCgctgtggaggaggaggaggaggatgaggacgaggaggaggaagacGAGGAGCTGAGGGTTCGGCCTGAATGCTTGTAGGCTGCAACGAGCTCCTGCAGCCGCTCCGGCGTGGGCTCCCACTTGGCAAAGCCGGCGCTGTTCTGCAGGAAGAGGACGGCTGTGTTGTGCACAGCCTTGTAGTACATCTCCTCCCTGCAAGGGAAGAGCACAGGCATCAGCACCTCCCCTGGTCCCCGCCTAAAGCCCTCAAcacctgctcctcctcttcctgccTGCACTAGGACAAGTATTTGTCCTATCCTTTCTCTCATTATTCTGAGTAGAAGGGAGGCACAGTGTAGCCTCGGACAGTTCTGAGTACAGCAGAGGCTTCTAAGCTTCCAGAGGGAAGAAAACACTGGTGCTGCAGAGTCCCAGCGCTCCCTACCAGTACACGCATGTGCTGGAAccttgctgtccctgcagaggggaCTCAGTGAGGCATCAGTCCCAAGCAGGTAAGAACTTCAGTGTTCAGGCACCTGTTGCTTAAACAAGCTGCTGCTCACACTTGTTgcctcagcagcagagcaaagACCAGGCTGCCCCACTGGGGACCAAACCCCTGCTGCCCCTTGCCTCTGCTCCCCCAGTGCCATCCAGCTGCTACAGCACAAGCAGCTACCAGGCCTGAGGGCTGGCAGAGGCACAGATCAGTGCCACAGGTGTGACCTGTTCCAGCTGGACTCGTGCCCAAGGCACACACCTCTCACAAGCTAAAGTTAGCAGTCATTAAACAGACGTTGAATTCACCATGCTGTCTGCCCATCCTAAACACCCAAAGTGATGATGTGTGCGCTTGTCCTTGCCTGCTCCCTGCTTCCCACTGATTTCAGCTTGGGAGAGGATATTTCTGTCACACAGCTTCAGAGCTGTGTTCCCAAAGGATCTGAGAACAAAGCCTACTTTttgcagacatgctgggacCCGCTGCGGTACTCGTGATCGAAGGCGGGCAGGATGAGCTGGTGTCGCTTGAACTTGCTCTGCTCCATGCGCGTCAGCGCTGGCGTGGGGGGGTCCCGCCACTCAGGGATGAACACAATGAAGGAGAGCGGCTCGCTGGAGCTCTCCAGCAGTTTCTAGTGcaagaagaaaaggaacaaCCTCAGCACTGAGTGAGCAATGACGTGTTTAATGAGTCCTACAGAAAGGAAATGCTTCTGCTTCaagagcagtgcccagctgtcactgtcctctgtccctgccctcagGGCACAGGAATGGTGAGGAGCAGAGGATGGACAGCACAGCTCCATCCCAAACAACCCTACTGTGAGCAGACATACCTCAAAGTGAGAGACCATGGCGTCCATCAGCTCCTCACAGAATGGAGGATTTGCCTCAAAAGAACCACTTATAGGGAAGAAATCCAGGCACGGGCTGGAGAAAGAGGCAAAGATCCCCATCAGCTCGTCCTGAGTCATCTCACGGGCATGCATCCACACCCACGCAGAGCAAGGGAATGTAATACTCACCCCCTGGATCCAAAATACCCGTCTGTGTCCAAGAAGGCTGAACAGTACTGTTTAAAATAGCAATTCAGGGGCGAGGCAAAGCATTCAAAACTCACTCCAAAGAGCTTGTGGAGGGCTTCAAAGATGTGCACGGGAAGTGCCCCTTGCAGACCAGTCCCTTCATACAGCCCCACACCGAACATCATCTGAGGAGAGCAAACCCTGGTGAGCCGTGCCAGCACTCGCTGTTCCTGCTGTTCCCTTCACTGAGCAAGGACCCAGGGCCACATGTCCATGCACCCACTCCTCTAGGTATGCAGGGCCCCCTCGTCCTTTCTCAAATTCGTGTAGGTCCCTGCATGTACCCAAGAATGTTCTTTAGAGATTTTATCCAACTCTGACCCCACAAAACCAACAGTTTTCTCTTGTACCCAAGTGACCCTTCAGCTGCCCCTCAGAGTCAACAGCTACTGAAGGTTTTCTTCACAAAGATTTTTACCCACACCAAAGTCTCCTGTCGATACCAGAACTGCTCCCCAGTCCACATTCCTACCTCAGCATAGCATGAGCAGACTACAGACCCAGTTTAAACCCCGTGTTGCTCCAGGCTCCCAAAGCTGTGACCCTTTCCCAGTGCAAAGACAAGTCCCCAGTGCTGCCAAGGCTTTCTGATGTACAGCTGTGGTGAGACCGTACCTGATATCGACGCAGAAGGCACCAAACCCTGGGCAGGAACTTTTCAAAGCCTGAGTCGTCGATGCAGCTGTACCGATAAAGAAGCCACTGGAAGAGAAAGCCAGCCATTGAAGACACTGGGAACAGCCACGCTATGGTGATACATGCACAATGTGACAGGGAGAGGGAGGCTGAGGAGCaggtgggctctgcagggagttGTCAGCACATCTGCTGTCACTGCGTGAGCCACCAGCTTGTCACTAACACGAAATGAATGAACCACCAAAGCAGCACGTGTCTCTCAGCAAGGGTTGCCTTGATTTGAGTACAATGCTCTGGCAGCACATTTATTCAGAGCACACACCCAACACCTGGGAAATactcccagcagagcctgaccccagCTAAGGTGAGAGTAGCTGTCCTCATGGCCATGGCAGCGtgtgacagccctgcagggtcagCTGGCcagcctctgcccagccctgcccaggagaTGACCCTGCcccaggggcagcagagccagcccccagcccttaCCAGCTTGCTGAAGTAGTTGCGGCTGACTTTGACCATCTCCCCCTTGTACCGCACGCACGCCACGTTGTTCTCCATGTGCATCTCCACGCTGGGCAGTGGCGGCGAGGGGATGGCCAGTCTCACGGGGTAGCAGTACACCAGCCTGTCCTGGACCTCAGGAGCTTCTACCTCAGCTTTGGAGAATGAACAGAAAGGCAGCCTGTGAGAAGCCAAGGGTATTCGGGACCAGTCTTCAGTCCACCTCAGAAGACACAGCAAACTAAATAGGGCTGAAGAGCAGGGTGGTcctcccaaaaaaccaccaTGGTGGTCCCTTACAGACCTTGTAGGCAGCTACCTAAGTTCAAAGCTGATTCCCCAATGCAGACAGCACACAGTCACCCCAGCATCCTGAGGCACAttccaaacaaataaaacactCTTTTTGTTGCTACTGTTTCTTCTTTCAGTTTGCCCCAAACTCATCCAAAGcacaataaaaatttaaaacctgccaaatgCAGGAGACAAAGGAATCTCCCTGCACCTTGTGGTTATTCATTGCCTCAGCTTCAGGGAGAGCTCATAAATTAGCTGGAAGGAATCTCTGACTTAATGGGCTTGGAAGATAAGCATCAAAAACAATGGCAAAAGGCAGACATTGGGACATGAAGGGAGCCTGAGGAGAGCCAGGACCCAGAAGGAGACAGGACTACAAACAGTGGCAATGAAAGGAGCAGGCCCCatggaggaaggaaaagctgaCTAGAGGCAGAGGTACAGACATGAGCGAAAGAAAGGAcggagaaaaaatcaaggaacATGAACTCTGCCAAGAAAGGGTGCACAGTGACAAACTGGGAGGCAGAGGGGTGCAGAAAGGAGCTGAGAACACAAGAAAAATGGCAAATGAGAATAAAGGGAAAATACTTAGCATTACTAAGGAGGTGTCAGCTGTTCCCAGGAACTCATGaagcagcaaagcaaaaaaccaTGGTCCAGTGAAAAGAACAAATGCCCTGCTCAGTGTGGCCTGCTCCTAACAAGTTACTTCATCCTGGCAAATCACATATTTGTAGTATCTGATATTACAGCTGGTCACATCTGCTGGAAGACAGTCTGTCACTGCACAGACACTGTGACTGAAAGCTGAGGTCTATGTTGGACTGGCTGTTTCTTACTTTGAAACACAGACTTTCTAACATCTGGAGACAGAGCTGCCCTCCCAACAGGCAACACTGTCTGAATAAGGACAGGCCAGACCATGAGGCCTTTAAATGCAGCACTGCACTCTACAGCTCTTCAAAGCTGGCTGCATACCAGAGATATTGTTCTCTTTGAGTATGGCAAGATGCTTCTCCCGGATGCGCTTGACGTATTCCAGGGATATGTAGTAAATTTTACTGCAGATGCCTTCAACAGAgtccttggctgcagcagaCACGTGGGGCCCACACTGTTTGCGTAGGTGCTCCAGGCGGTCCTGTGGAAACAGAGAACCAGAGTCTCTCACATGGCCACCACTGGCTCTCCAGGAGTCTTCAGTGTCTCCAGAAGGACCTGTACCTGTCCCCACatgccccctccccagctccctgtgcccagccacaCATCAGTGGCACACTGACCATGTAGTCCTCCTTGGAGGCAGAATGGTCCCGTCGCAGCCAGCTGAAGGTGTCCTCCACATTCCACTTCACCACCTTCCTGCTGTCTGGGGAAGCACTCCTgcaaaaacaggaaaaatttaACACAACTGCACAGCAAAATATCCCACCCTCCTCCAAAGTTTTCTATCAGTGGGGAATGTGGACACTGTCACTTGTCAAGGCCCATCCCTGTCACTCCCCTCCAGTTCTCTGGAAAGGCATTCCAGATGTTTGCATGGTTGTGGACTGCTATATTCTCTCAAAAATTTGGTGTACTGGCTGCTGTCCTCTCTGCAACAGGAGAGGCCCACACAGCCTTTATTTGTCATGGCAGTGGTCCATTTTAATACTGCCTCTAATTTTCAAGTACTGCTAGGGGCTTGTGACCTAGAGAAAACTACCCTGTTTGCaagcttttcctttccccacaaGGTTCTCTCTCACTATCTTCCTCAGTTCTGTCTCCTGTGGCAGAACTGGTCAGAAAAACCCTGTCTTGTATACAAAATGCCACTCTAAGCTTGTTGCTCTGCAACAGCAGTGAGTGCCCAAGCACTCCTGATTTTCCTGATTTTATCTCAGGGATAACAAAAGACATTCCACACCCAGTACTTCGTTGTCTCCACACACATCCAGCTCCCCAGTATTACATTTTACAGGTCATTATCAAAAGATGGCTCCAGCAGTactgtttttcttctgtacGCTCCTAACCTTGCTTTTCCTCAATAACATTATGCCCATGCTGGATAAGGCAGAATGAGAAGCCCCTATAGCCCTTTTGTCTTTTCTGGACGTGACAGCACTGCAAGAAGAGCTCCCACCTGGATTCAATCAGTCGTTTCGCAGCCTCAGCATACTTGAAGAGCAGCCTCTTGGCTTCCTCTCGGAACTTAATTCTGGATAACCTGAGGTAAGTTAAATTCATATGCATGAGTCTCACAAAGACAGGTTCAGTTCCTCAGCTTTCCTTCACCAGCATCCAAACAAATGGAAGCACCACAGCAGAACTGTGGCAGGTAAATCACCAGACCAGACAGACCCAGATCCATCCCAACAAGGTGCTCTGTCTGTGAACAGTACCTGATGGGAATGTCATTCATGATCTCTCTGAACATGGAAGGAGACACTACTGGCTCGCAGTCACTCGGTAAAAGAGGATCTGTCCCTTTATCAACCACTTTCCTCTCCAACATCCAGCGATTAAATGACTCCCTTGGGGGGTCAATCCCTGGAGAGGCACAGAAGAAGGATCTAATTAATACAATACAGAAATGCCCAGTAGCTCTGATAAGGATCATCACACAAAGTTCTGCCTAATCAATTAACCAACAATTCCACAGAGCATAACCATCACAAAAAGAGAACACAGAGACTAGACAGGCACAAAACAAAAGTCAGATCACCACAACACTAGAGCTGAGAAGGAAATCAAAGGAAGCCAAGAGAAACTCACCTtctctctgctggcagagctcacGGTAATGCTGCCGCAGCTTGAGAATGAGCTGGGACCGAAGCAGCTCCACCTCGGGGTGTGGAGAAAGCACTTCTGATGGTGCCCTCTGCTTAATCACAGCATTTGTCTGAATATCCAGGTCCCAGTATACTCTGAGGCAGAAGAAAATGTCATCAGGATAATCAGATTATTGGTTAATTATCAAATATTACTTTTAAAGATGCTTCCTTGGGCTATTTCACCAGCGTGGAAACCAAACTACCAAGACTCTTAGCAGTGATTTATCCCTCAGGTTTCTCAAAGATATCTGGAAACCTGTGTGTCTCAAACACTTCACTGAGAAAGGAACAGAAGACAAATGGAGACAACTCACTCTGTTGGTCGTAGAAGAGCTGCCTGTTGTTTGTCTTCAGGTGAAACACACCATGCCTTCAAAACAGAGGTTCCTGGAatactgggagagctggggactGGCTGAGCAGCTGAGTTCCCTGGGACATCCGCCTGTGTGTGTGAAAGATGAATTACTGCACCAGAGAGACAGGTAAAGGAGAAGCAGCCCAGTGAATCAAACAGTCCCACACCAGAACACCACGCAGGAGACCCCTGTGAGCCCTCCAGCCCCCCCTGGTTTCAGACTGCACATGTTTGTTTCAGAGCACCATACCCACCTTGGGCTTCTTCACACTGTTGCCACTTGGTGGAACCTCTTCTGAGaacctcctcttcctctgcttgCTCTCCACAGAAGCATCTGCCACCCCACCTTCCAGTGGCATTGGAGCCGCGTTCAGTCCCAGAGGGTCTGACTATGAGAGTCCAAACAACAACAGCACACGTCAAGCTCACCCACTGCCACTGCAGCATCCCACTgcactgctcccagctcccacgTGGATGCAAATAAGGATGTCCTTATTCCTGGTCACACCTGCACAAAGCTGAAAGATTCTCTTCTAGATGTCtatatgctttttaaaaataatgagaaaaactCATCACAAATCCCCCAGGCTGACTGTTCTTTGAGAGGTGCATGACTCCTGGAACAGCAACACCTGACAGAGGAACACTACCCCAGAATCATGCCAGACAATGGACCGAGCAAGGAGTTCTGAAGGCACAGAAGACCCTCCCACAGACCACGAAGACCccagtcccagcacagcttCCCAAGGTGGGTGAGCACTTACTATGACATcgtgctgtcccagcacaggcattTCCCACAGAGACTGGTTGGTGAAGCGGTTGAAGTAGTAGGGGCGGTTCTCCCGCTTGCTCCAGCACTTCTCCCAGCCAGCCTGCACCAGCTCATCTGAGAGGACAGTGAGAGTCAggagaggagcatcctgcaCCACAGACCTGcactgcaggtgcccagcactgTCACAGCACACTCTGAACACACACGATTCCCggcctcccttggcagctctGTTTCAGCCCCTGCCCCCCTGGCAGGGCCCTGCAGAGTGCCCGAGGGCAGAGCTGGTACCTGGCAGGTCCTGTACCAGGCGCATGGGTttgggggagctgggctggttcTGGTTGGAGGTGCCAGGTGAGTGACTCATGAGAGACGCTTCCTCCGCAGGGCTTCTGTGATTCTCATTGGCCATTTCTCAGCAACCACACTGGAAAAAACAGAGTAATATCCAGTGTTACAGCAGGAAAAGGTCCCATATCTGCTTGGCACACTCAGGTGTAGCAATACAAGTTCATTCTGATAATAAAACAGGGACTGAACCAGTACATGCAAACCGCACCTCAGCCCTGAAAAACAACTGTTATCCTGGATACAAC
This Passer domesticus isolate bPasDom1 chromosome 16, bPasDom1.hap1, whole genome shotgun sequence DNA region includes the following protein-coding sequences:
- the LOC135282188 gene encoding E3 ubiquitin-protein ligase RNF182-like codes for the protein MAQPESKLVSPPVAPSSPELECHICYSRFDARARRPKLLRCGHRLCARCLRRIVPPGDTSTPQLRCPFCRQHSPVPGGDVQQLQDDCEALALLTGRERAKKRGPPLSPEVLLCPSVLEPTSSPDCLVVTILEVPEDVAPPESLGRLEVVRLYRPTSLGALPCHGPGQKWRSWGWQAIPRFILGVLCLLYFSSLPFGIYLLLIEHHSLGIILVSLVPSTLLLCIVYSLCQCLCLEVFGFPHS
- the PCIF1 gene encoding mRNA (2'-O-methyladenosine-N(6)-)-methyltransferase; the encoded protein is MANENHRSPAEEASLMSHSPGTSNQNQPSSPKPMRLVQDLPDELVQAGWEKCWSKRENRPYYFNRFTNQSLWEMPVLGQHDVISDPLGLNAAPMPLEGGVADASVESKQRKRRFSEEVPPSGNSVKKPKADVPGNSAAQPVPSSPSIPGTSVLKAWCVSPEDKQQAALLRPTEVYWDLDIQTNAVIKQRAPSEVLSPHPEVELLRSQLILKLRQHYRELCQQREGIDPPRESFNRWMLERKVVDKGTDPLLPSDCEPVVSPSMFREIMNDIPIRLSRIKFREEAKRLLFKYAEAAKRLIESRSASPDSRKVVKWNVEDTFSWLRRDHSASKEDYMDRLEHLRKQCGPHVSAAAKDSVEGICSKIYYISLEYVKRIREKHLAILKENNISAEVEAPEVQDRLVYCYPVRLAIPSPPLPSVEMHMENNVACVRYKGEMVKVSRNYFSKLWLLYRYSCIDDSGFEKFLPRVWCLLRRYQMMFGVGLYEGTGLQGALPVHIFEALHKLFGVSFECFASPLNCYFKQYCSAFLDTDGYFGSRGPCLDFFPISGSFEANPPFCEELMDAMVSHFEKLLESSSEPLSFIVFIPEWRDPPTPALTRMEQSKFKRHQLILPAFDHEYRSGSQHVCKKEEMYYKAVHNTAVLFLQNSAGFAKWEPTPERLQELVAAYKHSGRTLSSSSSSSSSSSSSSSSTADKERELGREQSSSRETNPN